From the genome of Cherax quadricarinatus isolate ZL_2023a chromosome 30, ASM3850222v1, whole genome shotgun sequence:
cacctcaaaactttaagggtgatggactgattacatcgtcttcaagtatcttctgcttctatcaacttttctgtactcgactgaagaagcctactgtgtaggcgaaacgtttcgaaataaagatacctaactgttgcatatgtgtcttacctaacaatctgtcggtattttataccattttaatgttcactactacattatgtttggtagcagaggaggagatgcgcaaattaacattaagatcgacaacactctaattgccaggcataatgagggtaaattcctaggcctatacctcgacaacaacctgaacttcagtacccatatccaacacataaccaaaaaagtatccaaaacggttgggatcctctccaagatacgatactacatgccgcaaactgcccttctcacactataccattcacttatatatccatacttcacctatgctatctgtgcttggggttcaactgcagcaacacacctaaagccaataataacccaacaaaaagcggcagtaagaattatcactaaatcccatctctggcaacaccccccccccccactcttcatagatctaaacttactccctgttcagtacatccacacttactactgtgcaatctacatctacaggaccttaaattccaatattaaccttgacctaaaacgctttcttgatagttgtgacagaacccacaggcacaacaccagacacaaacatctctatgacattccccgtgtccgactaaacctttacaaaaattcaatgtatgtcaaaggccctaaaatctggaacaccctacctgaaaattctaaaactgcagacacattcatcaccttcaaaactaccatcagaaaacatcttatctccctgatacaccctgtcaactaattacacgaataccacctggtggttaacacttactctcacccatttgaccataaacctaaatatcaatctcaatctcaaaataatgaatcttaactagtcataagttggcctgtgatactccaatactgaaactatgtatagtgccaaaacaaaagcattcacattgctaaaatcacaaactagtatttagtagtagtataagttggTCGATCTAGGAACACTGccggataatgaccatggaaaatgCGATAATGATAGGGTCTGCATGACAGGGtaattgtttaatatgtttaatcatgccccaaggggatagagagacttattcctatacattaataagtaggtacataaagtagaacaaaggattcgggtgtgcaggtggcagattccgggataatgagtgtggaaaagaatgtgataatgggtggtctgcataagcacaggtgctgtcagggggtacaagtttaatatgtttagtcatccccccaaggggatagagaggcttatttctgtgtaattactaagtataagaaggtaaggtaatgatcacttctgacaccccaaactcaatcactctgatagatgggagaggcagtacaaaaaAGGATTCAGGTGAGCAGGTGGGCAGATTcccaggataatgagtgtggaaaaagaatgtgataatgggtggtcttcataagcacaggtgctgtcaggggtacaagatttaatatgtttaaacatcccccaaggggatagagagagaggcttatttctgtgtaattactaagtataagaaggtagggtaatgatcacttctgactccccaaactcaatcactctgatagatgggagaggcagtacaaaggattcaggtgactgggtacaagcttaccatctccgagggagtccccccccccccttcccgggGCTGCGACTCACTGACGCGACTGTTGCTACttcacaacaacactgctgggtttaaAGAACGCGGTAATGGATGGGTAGCTGGTCGCCCGAGGGAGTGTTGCTCGCCCGTCCGTacctcagcaaaaaaaaaaaggttcttcCGGGTGCTACGGTAGTGTTTATTCTTGCCAGCTGCTAGATCTTTCCAGGTGGGGGAGGCTTAAAGCAGTGAGAAAAGGTCATCTAGGGAAGACCTTTGTGCTGATAGAGGTCTTATAGGAACTTTGTCATATACATTTTCCTCTCAGATGGGGAGAGGCTTAAGTGGTgcgatattgtttatatatatatgtttagactagagaagatagtaatatatagttatatgtaaataaaaatcagagtttgtcaatatttttattaattcacATACAAAAGGGCAAAAAAGCTGTGCAAAGTTTTTTAGCGCGAGCAAAGGGGGCGAAACTGTGCGAGTTTTACTGGTTAGACTGAATGACTGCGCTCCTCCTGTTCACTTTCTGTAAGATTGATAACCTCCCGCTCGAAAATGATTTCCTTTTCAGGTACATCAACATCTGCCTTTACTCCACCTGCCGTCTTTACTCCAGCTGTCGGCTTTACTGCGTCTCCAGCATTTACTCTCACGTCGGAGGTTTTCCCTTCCTTCTCCGACTGACCGTCAGGGTGCGCTTCAAGGTCGCCAGTTTGTTCAGCACCTGCCGCGGCAGTGACCTCAACAGAGTCATCAGATTGAGCAGTATCGAGCGTAGAGAGGTCCACAACGAGGTCATCAGACTGACATGAGGGAAGGCTCTGCGTTTCATCGTTGTCGAGATCTGGTTCTTTCTTCATAGGCTCCTCTATATCAGATGAACTGATCCCATCTTCCACAGGCTGTAAGTCATAAAGAGAACATATTTATCACTTTCAAATAAAGGAGTGGGACTCGTCTCTAATCTACCAAAGGAGGGAACATAGAAAGACATACCCTTTCCTGAGGAAGTCTTTGTTTGCGTTTCCTGCTATCATCACAATGACACCGCTTTAGGAGTTTGAAGCCGGTGTGTTCCTTCCCTTCCAATCTACCAGCCGATAAAATCAAAACTTTACAAATTCTGACTGGCCCAGTGAAaactgttgaagaaaaaaaaggagactcaactttaaaattattataagtctcttgcgctcgttttgtttcgttaatattcaaagagaagtatccaatctaccagccgataaaatcaaaaactttacaaattctgactggtccagtgaaaactgttgaaaaaagagactcaactttaaaaattattataagtctcttgcagtcgtttgtttcgttaatattcaAAGAGAAGTTTTTAGCAAAATAAAATGTCTCGCTTACCAGAATCGAGAATGTCTgcttccttcaccatgatgagAGTAAAAAGGCTATGGAGAGGTCAGCCTCTATCTTTTTGCGGGGAAGACAGCTTCAGCGGGCTCTTATATACAGCTCAGAGAGGGCCTTACCAGCCAGGAGGGGTATTTGGGGGATACTCTCGTCAGAGGTGACCTTCCCCACAGAGGGAAGCACAAAGATAACCTTGACTTAGGCAAAATGTTTTTTCACAAGGAGGTAACATTTTAAAATTCTCTCTAGCATATGCTATCACTAATCTGTCATTGATAAAAAGCGATTTTTccgagaaatttttttttaaaaaatataaagcTCTTTCTAATCCCACAAGGCTTGCTTTATGAATAAACATCATAACATATAGACCGCAAGTGAGTGAAAAATCACTTTGTGTTCTGCCAGATAAAcgatataaatatttaattttatttagttttaaaaaattttttaaatttatgccaTAATTCTCTGGTTTTTTCCCGTAACTGTCAAAGAAGAAGGATAGACTATTTTTCTTGtccaagagaagagaaaaaaaatgacccATTACTTTTGAACTGTACGAAGGAAGAATATTACTTACAAGCACTATGGGCCTGTCTGAGGGATAGTCATCTAATCTTATTTGCTGTAGAGCGTCTATAGTGAAACAGCCAATATATGTGACTTTATTTCCTAGGGCGGGAATTAAACTATTATTTATTTCTGCGcaattcattttttatttatgctCGCACATCACAATGAACAGATCTATTCTGGTCGATGGATAAAACACCAGTGGTCTGAGCAAATAATAAAACTACCTTATTATGAGGGGCGGGCTTAGAGAACTGTAATTCAATTCTCAAGTTACCAGATTTTTCAATCGGGAGAGCGTCTTCCACTTGGCTGTCTGTTAAATTGAAAATATTGATGGTTCGCCCGGAGGCGAATGATTCATAGAGAATTAAATTTTCTTCCTCAATGCCCAGAGAGTTAATTGCCTCATAATATAATTTACTATAATGATGGGGGAAATCACTGCTTATGCGataaactgtattattattaatacatacagATAAACTGGCTAGATCCCCATGCTCAAAATATAGTCCATTCTCCTTATGTTTTCCTGCATAGGCTGTCATGGGCAAAATTACCATGAAAATTTTGGCGGGAATTACATGACCCCATGGCTGATCTATTAGGAGGCTCGTTTGATTGTGACCTAGCACATAATTTTTACTTAGAGTGCGATTAAAAGTATATATTATCGGCTTTGCGTCTAAGGCTAGAGACTTGTTCAAGGCCATATAAGCTGATGTATATGGGTATACTCTATTAAGCCATAATTTAGCGTAATTAATATGGAGCTGGTATGTGCTGGCTTCATCGTCTGTTTTCAGAGTCCACGCTTGAGGGGATAATTCCAGCCTAATTTTTAAATCGATATTGTCAAGCAGATATTGGTCCAGAGTGGATATGTCCAGAGCCAAGGGAAAACACAGAGTTATGCCCTGTTCTTTATCATTCTTTGTCAGTATCTGTGGTTCTTTTGCCGATGTGCGGGCGAAATAGGCTGTATCGAACAATTTAGTTATACCTTCTCCTCCTTTAAAGTCGAGCAAGAGATACCCCAGTCGGGCGATACTCGGCAACTGGCTTCGTTTTACTGAGCTGCAGAGTTTAATGAATGACCAGTAATTAAAACTAGAATTTGATTCCGTTATTTGCTCGCCCAGGAAACACTGGACACTTTTAAATAACGTGTTGGAAAATCCATTGATGAGTGCAATGTTGCTTGTTTCCCCTAGTGGACTTTGCCCATCGGCCTCTGTTAGAGTCACTCTAAATTCTATAACTATTTTGCCTAAATCTAGAAATGCTCCGGGAACTCCAGGAATTCTAAA
Proteins encoded in this window:
- the LOC138853441 gene encoding uncharacterized protein, giving the protein MVKEADILDSVFTGPVRICKVLILSAGRLEGKEHTGFKLLKRCHCDDSRKRKQRLPQERPVEDGISSSDIEEPMKKEPDLDNDETQSLPSCQSDDLVVDLSTLDTAQSDDSVEVTAAAGAEQTGDLEAHPDGQSEKEGKTSDVRVNAGDAVKPTAGVKTAGGVKADVDVPEKEIIFEREVINLTESEQEERSHSV